The region GGGAATCCCATCCTGAGGGTTGTCTGAGCGGTATCGAGGGAGCGATGTTCCATTCAGGGACTTTGCATAGTTGGTCACAAAATGAACAGCGCCGATCTTCATGATCCCGTCTTCCTGTGGTGGGAATAGAATGCCTGTTTAAAGTCAGTAAGTCAGTGGCCTCCTAATGTCAAGATGGACTGGCTTTACCTCCTTCTAGATGATCCAGAATGGGCATGCTCTTATactcctcgacctcctccggAGTAAGCTGGATATGGCCCACAGCGTGTCCCTTTGCCACAATCTGGCCCTCGAGATCCAAGAGAGAACCAGCCGCAGCGCCAGCCGCTAGGATAATCTGGCTGCCAAAGTAGGCCGTGCCATCTGCACACTCCACCCCGATACAAGCTTGCTTCTCATCATAGAGCAACTGCTTCGCGTACCCCGGGTTTCCGGATACATACTTGACACCGGCCTTCGTCGCCTCTCGGGCCATTCTAACAATACCTTCACGGGCATTCACCCACGCGGCATTCGGGCTCCAATACGACTTCCACCCCGTGAAGTCCCCGTCCATCGCAGGCCACTGCTGATGGATTTCCTGCGTCGAGACAAGCTGCGGAGGGTCAACTCCAAGATCCCTTGCGCTTTTCATGGAAGCTTCCACGAAGGGCGTGGAGCGGTCTGTGGCCCCGATGATCCAACCGCTGGGGTGGTACAGCCCGGCAAATAAACCATTCGGGTCGCGCCAGATGTCTCGTGAGTCGCTTGCTAGCTTGGTGTAGAGGGGCTCTGGGTATTCGGTGCGGATGATTTTGTTGATGTCGTTGCCGGCGGCCTCGAAGGAGGGAACGGGGAAACGGTCGAGGACGGTGACATTTGTGTAGCCCTTTTTGGACAGATGGTaggcggttgttgttccGAATGTCCCGCCTCCGATGATAAGTATGGGTTGGGTTAGCTGGGGGGGAGTCATGTTGGATGCTTGGAGCGAAAGATTTGGCTTTCATCTGCGTTATTTGCAGCCTTTATGTACTTGTctgctgcagtctgcagcGTTAGGTCTGTTGCAGTCTGTAGTATTAGGGCAAGTCGATGCACCAGCTGACGACAATGACTATGCCGTATACCATGTCCAGCATAGTGTGATGTTTTactccaaatcctccattCTTGCTGATAAGTTCCACCAATGAATGAATCCAAACGAGTCAGATCTACAGGAATTGGGGTACTGAGACTTAGCGGCGCACCGACCTGCCCTCTGTTCTTCATTATCTTGGCCGGTATCAGGAGCCATACTAGTGGTTTATTCAGTGATATACTCGTATCATGGCCACTTGATGCGGTTCTCTTTAAGCTATAAAGCCATCCCTCGCCCTGGCTCTAACTAGCCCTAACAATATCCTCGTCTTAATGATGCAGAAAGACAACAAAGATGATCTCGCCAACACTCGGTCAGCGGTCGATACAGACAGTGGCATAGGAGAAGTCACAGCAGTGCGAAACGACTCAGGCTTCCATCGAACTTTTACTCCCAGGCAAATCCATGTATGCTTTCTCGCTACCCTCGTCACAGCCATCTAACGTTCCAACTTCCAGGTCATCTCTCTCGGAGGCCAAATCGGAGCAGGCCTGTTCATCTCAACCGGGTCCAACCTGCGAGATGGCGGCGCTGGCTCGCTTTTCCTGGGCTTTGCAATGGTCTGCTCCTGCGTCTGGGCCGTTCTCAACACCGTCTCTGAGATGACGATTGCATTCCCAACTTCGGGCAACTTCATCGACTATGCCGACCGCTTCGTTGACCCAGCCCTGTCCTTTGCTGCGGGCTTTTCCATGTGGATTGGCTGGACAGCTATCATCGCCTCAGAGGctactttcttttctgttatTGTGAACTACTGGGCTCAGAACTCCGTCCATGACGGCGTGTGGTGTATGCAATGCATTACCTCCTATCCTGCGAATGGTCTAACGATATGCAGTAACGGTCTTTCTCCTGCTCATgttcgtcatcttcagcctgCCGAATGCTGTCTTCGGGTGGTTCGAGTACTTTACAGCGATCCTGAAAATCCTAGTCctgatcatcttcatcatcgtggGAGTTGCACTCGTGTTTGGCGTCGGTCCAGAGGGTACCGTCCACCACGGCGAAAATTGGCAGGACGGAAAGGCCTTTTTGAACGAATTCAAGGGATTTGGGAACAGCGTCTTGCTAGCGATCCTGGCCATCGGCGACAATACATTCACCGGGTTTCTCGCCGGCGAGTCCAAATCCCCGCGGTTCTCGGTTGCGCACGCtgtcttcctcatccccatccgAGTCACTGTATTCTATTTGATCTCCGTGGCACTGATCGGGATCTTGATTTCTCCAGATAATGAGAATCTCCTAG is a window of Aspergillus puulaauensis MK2 DNA, chromosome 4, nearly complete sequence DNA encoding:
- a CDS encoding uncharacterized protein (COG:E;~EggNog:ENOG410PUZE;~InterPro:IPR004841;~PFAM:PF13520,PF00324;~TransMembrane:12 (i44-63o69-88i125-148o154-175i187-205o232-251i263-286o320-340i368-387o399-418i439-464o476-497i);~go_component: GO:0016020 - membrane [Evidence IEA];~go_process: GO:0055085 - transmembrane transport [Evidence IEA]), translated to MMQKDNKDDLANTRSAVDTDSGIGEVTAVRNDSGFHRTFTPRQIHVISLGGQIGAGLFISTGSNLRDGGAGSLFLGFAMVCSCVWAVLNTVSEMTIAFPTSGNFIDYADRFVDPALSFAAGFSMWIGWTAIIASEATFFSVIVNYWAQNSVHDGVWLTVFLLLMFVIFSLPNAVFGWFEYFTAILKILVLIIFIIVGVALVFGVGPEGTVHHGENWQDGKAFLNEFKGFGNSVLLAILAIGDNTFTGFLAGESKSPRFSVAHAVFLIPIRVTVFYLISVALIGILISPDNENLLGSDSGVASSPFVIAINQAGIKGLPDVLNVAIIFAVAAIAAESFFIASRILQSMAHQGIIPAWVSKVDSRGRPRISLAITSVLCVTLTYINLSGEGITVFKWLSQIASTGYFMVWLVISITSFRFRAALRAQNDPLFRETYAWKCALWPFPPAWLFTCCCFYIGTSFYLALYPIGSDTPTAYYFFQYMFGTILIVFSAIGYKLIFRTKLRDPRTVDLHTGRRTLGFEEIKELDEYKAMPRWRKFVSFVQLW
- a CDS encoding NAD(P)/FAD-dependent oxidoreductase (COG:E;~EggNog:ENOG410PVRG;~InterPro:IPR006076,IPR036188;~PFAM:PF01266,PF13450;~go_function: GO:0016491 - oxidoreductase activity [Evidence IEA];~go_process: GO:0055114 - oxidation-reduction process [Evidence IEA]) codes for the protein MTPPQLTQPILIIGGGTFGTTTAYHLSKKGYTNVTVLDRFPVPSFEAAGNDINKIIRTEYPEPLYTKLASDSRDIWRDPNGLFAGLYHPSGWIIGATDRSTPFVEASMKSARDLGVDPPQLVSTQEIHQQWPAMDGDFTGWKSYWSPNAAWVNAREGIVRMAREATKAGVKYVSGNPGYAKQLLYDEKQACIGVECADGTAYFGSQIILAAGAAAGSLLDLEGQIVAKGHAVGHIQLTPEEVEEYKSMPILDHLEGGILFPPQEDGIMKIGAVHFVTNYAKSLNGTSLPRYRSDNPQDGIPAVVEARLRKWMETCVPRLAHREWTETRICWDGDMADYHFLITSHPKHRNLKIAIGGSAHGFKFLPVLGKYIVEMMEGTLDPEIGQKWRWRPGAQLSDYSTNPHPESPEDLNDMPGWGEPVKSSL